CCGCCGACGTGCGCCTGCGAGAGCAGGCCGCCGTGGGTGTTGACCGGGAGCTCGCCGCCGAGCTCGATGCGGCCGTTTTCGACGAAGGCGCCACCCTCGCCTTTTTTGCAGAAGCCGTAGTCTTCCAGCGCGACGAGCACCGTGTAAGTAAAGCAGTCGTATAGCTCCGCCACGTCGACGTCCGACGGTTTGAGACGGGCCATTTCAAATGCCCGGCGCGAGGATTCGCGCCCGCCGACCGAGGTGAGATCCTCGGCGTAATTGACGCCGCTAAAGATGGCCGCCGAGCCCATACCGCGAATGTACGCGGGCCGCTGGGCGAGATCGCGGGCGCGCTCCGCGCTGGTCACGATCCACGCGCCGGCGCCGGTCGAGACCAGCGAGCAGTCGAGCAGACGAAACGGATCGGCGATCATGCGCGAGTTTTGATGGTCTTCGAGCGTGATCGGGTTTTTCATCTGCGCGTTGGGATTGAGGCCGGCGTGTTTCCGGCACGCGACCGCGATCGCGCCGAACTGGCGCGAGGTTGTCCCGTAGACGTGCATGTGCCGTCGGGCGGCGAGCGCGTAGTGAATCGGCGCGGCCACCGCGCCGAACGGATGCATGAAATCCTCCCATCCGGTCGCGAGCTTGCCGTGGCCGCGGCCTTCGCGCGACAGCGCCTGGCTGCCGCCCGCCGAAGCGCACAGCACCGTGGAGCAGAGTCCCGCCTCGATGGCGCCCACGGCCGTGAGCACCATCGTGCCCGCAGCGCCGCCGCTCAAGCTTATGTCGTTGATGTAAGCCGGTTTGATTCCCAAGCGGTCGGCCAGCAGCGCCGAGCTGTTGGCCTGAGGATTGGAGCGCTGCTGGTGCGTGATGAGGCCGTCGATCTGGTGCTTCTTCAAGCCGGCGTCTTCGATCGCGGCCACGGCGGCTTGCAGGCCGAGCGCCGTGATCGTCTTGTCCAGACGCCTGCCGACTTCCGTCTCGCCGATGCCGACGATCGCGTATCGACCGCTGATGTTACTCATAAAAGGACACAGCGCGGTAAAGCCGCAGCCAAAACAAAAAGAGACATCTCACCACGAAGTATGTCATGAGCTTACGCTCGTCCACAGAGGATGAAAATCGGCCCTCACCCTAGCCCTCTCCCAGGGGGCGAGGGAATCACGCACAAAGCCACTGTATGTTGGCGGCCCCATAATTTCTTGCCCTCGCCCTTTTAGGGAGAGGGAAGGGTGAGGGTGCACGACTCAACCCGGAAGACTCACAGTTTCTTTCGCCGGCAAAATCACCGTGCAGCGTCCCGTCACGATCTGTTTCCCTTCCTGGTTTTTTCCTTCCAGCTCGCACGCGATCCACGGGTCGCCGCTCGTCGAAGATTTTTCCATGACCTTGCCCGAATAGATCATCATGTCGCCCTCGAAAGTCGGCGCGGTGTGCCGCACGCTCAGTTTTTTCAGCCAGCCGCGCGGGCCGATCCAGTCCGTGAGCGCGCGAATCAAAAGCGCCTGGCGGTAAGCGCCGCTCGCGATGAAAGTCTTGAGGCCGCTCTGCTCGCGGACGTGCTCGCGGTCGAAGTGGAGCCGCGCCCAGTTTTCCTGAATACCGGCCCAGCGCACGGTGTCGACGATCGTCAGCGGGCCGAAGCTCCGGGAGGGAAGAGCATCGCCCACGTTGACGCCTTCGAAGTAAGCTTCCATGATTCACATCGCCATGGTTTCGAGCAGCGCCTGATGGTCTGCCGCCGAATATCCCAGCTCGGCGAGAATCTCCGCGCTGTGCTGGCCGAGACGGGGCGCGGGCTCGAGCTTGCGGCCGAGCACGCTCGCGATCGCGCCGACGGGGAAAAGAATTTTGCCGAAGAGCGGGTGATCGATCTCGGTCAAAAAGCCGCGCGCGATCAATTGCGGGTCCTGAGCCAGGTCGAACGCGGTGGAGACGGGCGACGCCGGAATGTGACGCCGCTGCGCCTCGGCGACGATTTCCCCTTTCTTGAATTTTTTGGACCACTCTTCCAGGCGGTCGAGGATCAGATCTTTTTTTGCATTGCGCTCGGCCTCGTCCAAAAGCGCGGTCTCGGCCATCAGGACCGGGTCTTGAACCCAATCCATGAATTTGACCCAGCCTTCAGGCGTGTGCGGAACGCTTATCATCCAGTAACCGTCGGCGCACGGGAAGGCGCCCGAGACGGCGGTCACGGCGCCGCGATAGCCGCGCCTCTCGGTCACTTTCCCCATCGAAGTATAAGTCACCATCGCCTGCTCGGCCAAGCCTTGAAGACACTGCTGGGCAGAGACGCTCACGACCTGGCCCGCGCCGGTCTGCTGCAGAACATAAAGCGCCGCGGCGGCGGCGACGGCGACGTGAAGGCCGATGGCGGCATAGACGACGTGGCCGCCGAGCAGGACCGGGCGCTCCCGGGGATGTCCCGTGATCGCGAGCAGCCCGGAGCGCGCGACGGCGCAAAGCTCGGGCTCGCCGTCTTCGATGGTTACCAGGACGAGGTTAGGCCGCGCTTCGAGCAGGATGGCTTCATCGACGGGCAAGGGGAGGTTCGCGATCACGGCGTCGGCGCTCTTGACCAGGTCGAGAAATATTTTTCGGCAGGCGGGCGATTTGAGATTTAAAGTGAGGCTCCGCTTCCCCGCGTTCATGAACTGATGATAAGAGCCGGTTTCGAGGCCGGGCTTGCCGCCGAGATAGGGCCCCAGCCGGCGCAGAGGATCGCCTGCGGGAGGCTCGATGCGAATGACGTCATGGCCGGTCTCGGCCAAAAGGCGGGCGGCGTACGCCCCCGAGTGTTCCGTGAGGTCGATGATGCGCGACATTTTTTTCAGCCGTCCTTATATTCCTTTTTGGGAAAGCGCGCGAGCATTTGCCGGCGCTTGAGAACGACTTCGCCGCCCTGGTTCAAGACGCGCTCTTCGCGCGTGACGTAAATGCCGAGGCCGGCCCTTCCCTGGCGCGCGACGATGTCGACGATGCTGCTCTCCAGAGCGAGCCGGTCGCCGACGTAAACCGGCGCCAGCCATTCGAGCTCGCCGCCGGCGTTGCGCGTGTCGGTATAGTCGGGCGGAAGCGGCAGCTTGTGCCACCAGTCGGCGCCCTCGCCGGATTCGTCCTGGGCCCGGCGCGTCAGCTCCAAGACGAGCATCGGCGGGACCACTCTTCCTTTATACCCTGCCGCGCGCGCCGCGTCGTCGTCGAGCCAGAGCGGGTTGCGATCTTCAGTAGCGTCGACATAGCGGCGGATATCGGAAGCCGACACGGCCTCAGGCAAGGGCAATCGCCGGCTTGATCTGCCGATCCAGGAGCGAAGCTCGTCGCTGATCAGGGTTTCAATCGTAGCGGCCATTCTTTGTATCTGATGTCCTGGCCCAGCATAATACCCGTTGCGCACACAAATCTCCCCTGGCCCCTCTTTTTCAAAGAGGGGTTAACTCCTTCTGTGAGCATTCCCCCTTGAAAAAGGGGATTTGCTTGAGCCATCGGTTCAAAGAGGGGAACTGGTTCGGCGAAGTTCAGTGAGTGAACGCACGCACAGGTAAACTTCCCCCTTTGAAAAAGGGGGACAGAGGGGGATTTGATTTCCATTTCGGCCGGTTTCACTCCAGCGTACCGTTTTCCTCAAGTCTCTCGATCTCACGATCGTCGATTCCGAGCCAGTCGCGCAGCACCTCGCGCGTCTGCTCGCCGAGGCCGGGAGCGGGGGAAAGCTTTGCAACGGGGCTGCGGGAAAATTTAAACGGCAGCCCCGTGACGAGCCGGTCTTGATCGCGCGGATCGTTCATCGGCCGGAACACGCTCTCGCCGTTTTTATCCCCCAGAACTTCCGGAATGCGCCGCATGCGCTCGGCCGGAACTCCCGCGGCCTTAAGGCGCCGCTCCACCTCGGCGGCCGGAAAGGTCTGCGTCCAACTTTCGATCCCGGCGTCGATTTCATCGTGGTGTTTGAGCCGCCCCACGAGAGTTTCATATTCCGTCTTGGCCGCCCAGCTCGGATTTCCCATCGCTTCGAAGAGAGCGCGCCACTCATCGGTTTTCTGAACGCTGATCGCGCACCAGTCGTCGTTCCCGCCGCATCGGTAAACTCCCTGAGGCGCGAAATGACTTGACCGGCTGCCGAGTCTCGGCGGCGCGACTCCATTGACGGTGCTGCTCAGAAGCAGAGCGCCGAAAGTCGCGACGCTGCACTCGAACTGGCTCAAGTCGAGATTGACGCCTACCCCCGTCGCTTCGCGCTCGGAAAAAGCTTGCAGAATTCCAAAGCACGCGTGCAGGCCGGCGATGTAGTCGTTCCAGGAGTTGGAAATCGCCGTCGGCGGATCGCCTTCGGCGCCGGTCGCCATCATCAGGCCCGTGTAAGCCTGGAGATTCATGTTCATGCTCGTCCAGTCTTTGCGCGGTCCGTCGTGGCCGTAGCCCGACATGGCGACATAGATGATCCGCGGATTGACCGCCTTTAAATGCTCATAGTCGAGCTTGAGACGATCCATGACGCCGGCGCTGAAATTCTCCACGACGACGTCCGCTCTGCCTGCCAGCTTGAGAGCCAGATTTTTTCCCTCGTCGGTTTTCAAGTTGATCGTGATCGAGCGTTTGTTGCGATTGGTGGTGAGATAGGCCGGCGGCCGGTCCGAGCGCCCCTTGAGCCGCTCGCCCGGCTTGACCGCGCCCATGCGGTCCTGGCGCGTCCGCGTTTCGACCTTGACGACGTCGGCGCCAAAGTCGGCGAGGAGCCGCGTGCAAAACGGCCCCGCCAGAATATGGCTGAAGTCCAAAACGCGAATGCCGGAAAGAGGCAGAGCTGATTTCATGGAGAATAAAACCTTTTCGTCCTTCTTTAGTGAATCAAAGTCCGAAATACGAATACCGAAATCCGAAAATTATATTCGGCATTTTTTTGTTCCGGTAAAGTTTTACCGAGATTGTTTCATCTATTCGCCGAAGGAGAAATTGTCAACCGAATCCCTTTGTATCTTTCTCCGAAATGGATCAGCTCAGGAAGATTCCCTCACCCTCGTCCTCTCCCAGAGGGAGAAGGGAAATAATACTTAACTCCCTCGCCCGCCTTGCGGGAGAGGGTAGGGGTGAGGGTCTTCGTGGCCAAAGGCGAAGCATAATAATTCATGACCATCAAG
This sequence is a window from Candidatus Binatia bacterium. Protein-coding genes within it:
- a CDS encoding thiolase family protein; the encoded protein is MSNISGRYAIVGIGETEVGRRLDKTITALGLQAAVAAIEDAGLKKHQIDGLITHQQRSNPQANSSALLADRLGIKPAYINDISLSGGAAGTMVLTAVGAIEAGLCSTVLCASAGGSQALSREGRGHGKLATGWEDFMHPFGAVAAPIHYALAARRHMHVYGTTSRQFGAIAVACRKHAGLNPNAQMKNPITLEDHQNSRMIADPFRLLDCSLVSTGAGAWIVTSAERARDLAQRPAYIRGMGSAAIFSGVNYAEDLTSVGGRESSRRAFEMARLKPSDVDVAELYDCFTYTVLVALEDYGFCKKGEGGAFVENGRIELGGELPVNTHGGLLSQAHVGG
- a CDS encoding CoA transferase: MSRIIDLTEHSGAYAARLLAETGHDVIRIEPPAGDPLRRLGPYLGGKPGLETGSYHQFMNAGKRSLTLNLKSPACRKIFLDLVKSADAVIANLPLPVDEAILLEARPNLVLVTIEDGEPELCAVARSGLLAITGHPRERPVLLGGHVVYAAIGLHVAVAAAAALYVLQQTGAGQVVSVSAQQCLQGLAEQAMVTYTSMGKVTERRGYRGAVTAVSGAFPCADGYWMISVPHTPEGWVKFMDWVQDPVLMAETALLDEAERNAKKDLILDRLEEWSKKFKKGEIVAEAQRRHIPASPVSTAFDLAQDPQLIARGFLTEIDHPLFGKILFPVGAIASVLGRKLEPAPRLGQHSAEILAELGYSAADHQALLETMAM
- a CDS encoding MaoC family dehydratase, which translates into the protein MAATIETLISDELRSWIGRSSRRLPLPEAVSASDIRRYVDATEDRNPLWLDDDAARAAGYKGRVVPPMLVLELTRRAQDESGEGADWWHKLPLPPDYTDTRNAGGELEWLAPVYVGDRLALESSIVDIVARQGRAGLGIYVTREERVLNQGGEVVLKRRQMLARFPKKEYKDG
- a CDS encoding CoA transferase; the encoded protein is MKSALPLSGIRVLDFSHILAGPFCTRLLADFGADVVKVETRTRQDRMGAVKPGERLKGRSDRPPAYLTTNRNKRSITINLKTDEGKNLALKLAGRADVVVENFSAGVMDRLKLDYEHLKAVNPRIIYVAMSGYGHDGPRKDWTSMNMNLQAYTGLMMATGAEGDPPTAISNSWNDYIAGLHACFGILQAFSEREATGVGVNLDLSQFECSVATFGALLLSSTVNGVAPPRLGSRSSHFAPQGVYRCGGNDDWCAISVQKTDEWRALFEAMGNPSWAAKTEYETLVGRLKHHDEIDAGIESWTQTFPAAEVERRLKAAGVPAERMRRIPEVLGDKNGESVFRPMNDPRDQDRLVTGLPFKFSRSPVAKLSPAPGLGEQTREVLRDWLGIDDREIERLEENGTLE